In the Ferribacterium limneticum genome, GGGCGCTAAAATTTTCATGGAACGGTAATCAGTGGATCGCTGACGGCGACGTGCCGGAGAGGTTGGTGCGCCTGACGAATACCTCGGATACCACCCTGGGCTGGATATTACGGGCCGCCGACGACAAGCTTGAATCCTACAATGCCAAGGGCAGACTGCTCTCCATCACCGACCGTCAAAAACAGATCCAAACCCTGACCTATAGCGATGGCTCAGTCGGCACAAACGGTGGGTATGTGCTGGATGTCGACGGCAATGCGACAACGGTCGTTCTCCCGTCCGGTTTGGTGATCCGGCTGACCGACGCGAACGGCCGCTCTCTCCACTTTGGCTATGACACCTCGCTTCAAATCGTGATGATCACTAACCCTGCTGGAGGGATATTCCGCTACACCTATGATGCCAACCGAAACCTAAAAAGCGTTACCTTCCCCGACAATAAGGTTCGCACATACCATTACAACGAGCAGGCCAACACTTCCAACACCAACCTGCCACATATTTTGACCGGCATCACCGACGAGAACGGCATCCGCTACATCACCTACACGTACGACAGCACGGGGCGGGCTATCGGCGAAATACTGGCGGGGAATGTCGAATCGTACGGGCTCAACTTCGGCGCCAACAACACGGTAGTTTCCGATCCGCTCGGTACGCAACGCACCTACAACTTCCAGACCATTCTCGGCGTCGTCAAGAACACCGGCGTTTCCCAACCCGGCGGCAGCGGCTGTGGCCCGGCCTCCAGTGCCATCACCTACGACACCAACGGCAACGTGGCGACCCGCACCGATTTCAACGGCAACACCACCACCTACACCTACGACCTGACGCGCAACCTCGAAACGCAACGGGTTGAAGCTGCCGGCAAGCCGGAACAGCGCACGATCACCACCCAGTGGCACCCGTACTGGCGGTTGCCGGTCAAGATTGCCGAACCAAAGAAACTCACCACCTGGATCTACAACGGCGACAACGGAGGGTACTGCGCCCCGCAAACAGCCATCGTCCCCAGCCTCTCCGGCGGCACCCAGCCCATCGGCGTCGTCTGCAGCCAGAGCGAACAAGCCACCACCGACCTTACCGGCGGCGCCGGCCTCTCCACCATGGTGACCGGCAGTCCCCGCTCCTGGAGTTACACCTACGACACCTACGGCCAAGTCCTCACCGCCAACGGCCCGCGCACCGACGTGGCCGATGTCACCACCACCACGTACTACGCCGCCGACGATCCCGACCTCGGCAAGCGCGGCAACATCGCCACCGTCACCAATGCCCTCGGTCATCTCACCCGCTACACCGCCTACGACCTCAACGGCCGGCCGCTGTCGATCACCGACCCCAATGGCACCGTCACCACGCTGAGCTACACCCCGCGCGGCTGGCTCAAGACGCGTAGCGTGGCCGGCCAGACCACCACCTACGACTACACCCCCTGGGGCGGCCTTGCCCAAGTCAGCTACCCGGACGGTAGCGGGGTGAGTTACACCCACGACGCCGCCCACCGTCTCACCGCGATCGTCGACAGCGCCGGGCGGGGCGTGCACTACACCCTCGACCCCGTCGGCCACCGCCTCCAGGAAGACTACCGCAACGCCGACGGCAGCCCGGCCCGGCAAGTCAGCCGCGTCTTCGACGCCCTCGGTCGCCTGAAAGACGAAATCGAAGGCAACAGTCCGCCGCACACCCTCGGCTACACCGCCAACGGCGAACCCCGCTACCGCATCACCGCCAAGGGCGACACCACCACCGACGACATCGACCCGCTGGGCCGCCCGGTCAAGCGCACCGACCCCGAGAACGGCAGCGCCCAGCCGACGCTGATGGCCTACGACCGGCTCGACCAACTCACCCGACTGACCGCTCCGAACGGCGCCGTCACCGCCTTTGACATCGACGGCCTGGGCAACGTCTGGAAAGAAAGCTCGGCCGACCGCGGCAGTGTGGACAGCACCTTCGATGCCGCCGGCAATGCACTAACCAGAAAGGATGCCCGGGGGCTGACCGTCACCCAGACCTACGATGCCCTGAACCGGCTGACGCAAGTCTCTACCAGCAACGGTCAAATCATTCGCTACACCTGGGATGCGGGCTGTCCGAACGGCATTGGCCGCCTCTGCCAGAAAACCGATGGCGCAGGCACCACCACCTACGCCTACGATGCGCGGGGCAATCTGCTCAGCGAGACGCGTAGCGAAGGCGGGCGCAGCTTCACCACCACCACCGCCCACAACGCCGCCGACCGTCCCACCGACGTCCTCGCCCCGACCGGCGAAACCCTCGTCCCGACGCTCGACCCCGGCGGCAAGACCCAAACCCTGAGCGCCACCGGCGGCGGCACCACCACAGCCATCGCCAGCGCCATCGCCTACAGCGCCACCGGGCAAATCACCGCCCAGCAACTCGGCCTGACCTGGCTGACGGTGAACTACGACAGCGCCGGGCGGGCCGACACGGTGAGTGCCACCCCGAGCAATGCCGCGAACGACAGCAACGGCGATGTCCCGCTCCCCGGTTGGGCCCTGGCCGTCCTCGGCGCCACCCTGTTCGGCCTGACCCGGCGCCGGCAGGCTGGGGCAACGCTTTCCCTGTTCGTCGCCTGCATCCTGACGCTCTTCCTGGCCGTGCCGCCCGCCCAAGCCGCCGACCTCGATCTCGACTACGACGCCAACGGCAACGTGATCAGCAAAACCACGGCCGGCGGCACGACGGCCTACACCTA is a window encoding:
- a CDS encoding RHS repeat-associated core domain-containing protein — protein: MSETDYVGSGLFPLKISRVYNGRADFLSRIGYNWRTGIQNSVTPVTYYETQVNGIENRALKFSWNGNQWIADGDVPERLVRLTNTSDTTLGWILRAADDKLESYNAKGRLLSITDRQKQIQTLTYSDGSVGTNGGYVLDVDGNATTVVLPSGLVIRLTDANGRSLHFGYDTSLQIVMITNPAGGIFRYTYDANRNLKSVTFPDNKVRTYHYNEQANTSNTNLPHILTGITDENGIRYITYTYDSTGRAIGEILAGNVESYGLNFGANNTVVSDPLGTQRTYNFQTILGVVKNTGVSQPGGSGCGPASSAITYDTNGNVATRTDFNGNTTTYTYDLTRNLETQRVEAAGKPEQRTITTQWHPYWRLPVKIAEPKKLTTWIYNGDNGGYCAPQTAIVPSLSGGTQPIGVVCSQSEQATTDLTGGAGLSTMVTGSPRSWSYTYDTYGQVLTANGPRTDVADVTTTTYYAADDPDLGKRGNIATVTNALGHLTRYTAYDLNGRPLSITDPNGTVTTLSYTPRGWLKTRSVAGQTTTYDYTPWGGLAQVSYPDGSGVSYTHDAAHRLTAIVDSAGRGVHYTLDPVGHRLQEDYRNADGSPARQVSRVFDALGRLKDEIEGNSPPHTLGYTANGEPRYRITAKGDTTTDDIDPLGRPVKRTDPENGSAQPTLMAYDRLDQLTRLTAPNGAVTAFDIDGLGNVWKESSADRGSVDSTFDAAGNALTRKDARGLTVTQTYDALNRLTQVSTSNGQIIRYTWDAGCPNGIGRLCQKTDGAGTTTYAYDARGNLLSETRSEGGRSFTTTTAHNAADRPTDVLAPTGETLVPTLDPGGKTQTLSATGGGTTTAIASAIAYSATGQITAQQLGLTWLTVNYDSAGRADTVSATPSNAANDSNGDVPLPGWALAVLGATLFGLTRRRQAGATLSLFVACILTLFLAVPPAQAADLDLDYDANGNVISKTTAGGTTAYTYDKLDRLDTEAGPPGNRDHAYDPNGNRTSDGAGTTATFTPNTDRVATINGVSVTLDAAGNLTADGTYKYVWDDFGDLTELRKADNTLIATYYYDDRHRRTRKVTTAAAPQGATTTFYIYLPDGRLLAEMGGSGEALMTYVWNGDILTGIIVHQPQRTVYTIQVDHLGTPYQVRTLDGKIVWRWEPDGYGRTQPNEDVDGDGKKLTLNIRFPGQYFDRESGLHYNWHRYYSPRIGYISPDPLGLEAGPNPYAYANQNPLRFSDPDGRNPIAIGAAIVAVGGAVIAASSQGGKIVYPPGHGPIGSFDPFKDTQAEVRQPSWPAPKNPLDCEARFSEDKERCRSSCGDGSLGAQALCLAKAWLKYQACRRISNPTGSNWTDWGDG